One window of the Staphylococcus equorum genome contains the following:
- a CDS encoding lipoate--protein ligase family protein: MTESWNFINTGSNDPYFNMAMDEALLNFVSRGEIDPVIRFYTWNPATLSVGYFQRLTKEIDIEKVQEKGYGLVRRQTGGRGVLHDKELTYSVIVPESHPEMPSTVTEAYRVISEGLLEGFQALGFEASFSIPRSKEEREKLKQPRSAVCFDAPSWYELVVEGRKIAGSAQIRQKGVILQHGSLLQDVDIDDLFDMFIFKNERLKDKMKQSFLEKAVAINDISDRHITIPEMEEAFEIGFKKGLNIDFKPLNLTHKQQEEVNVLIEKYKADEWNYRK; the protein is encoded by the coding sequence GTGACTGAATCTTGGAATTTTATAAATACAGGAAGTAATGATCCATATTTCAATATGGCAATGGATGAAGCGCTGCTTAATTTTGTTTCTAGAGGAGAAATTGATCCAGTTATAAGATTTTACACGTGGAATCCAGCAACATTATCTGTCGGTTATTTCCAAAGACTGACTAAAGAAATAGATATAGAAAAAGTACAAGAAAAAGGATATGGTTTAGTCAGACGTCAAACAGGTGGCAGAGGCGTGCTACATGATAAAGAACTTACATATAGTGTTATTGTACCAGAATCACATCCGGAGATGCCCTCGACCGTAACAGAAGCATACAGAGTGATATCTGAAGGTTTGTTAGAAGGATTTCAAGCTTTAGGCTTCGAAGCATCTTTTTCAATTCCTCGTTCAAAGGAAGAACGTGAGAAATTAAAACAACCAAGAAGTGCTGTGTGTTTTGATGCTCCTAGTTGGTATGAGTTAGTTGTAGAAGGTCGTAAAATAGCGGGTAGTGCGCAGATACGTCAAAAAGGAGTCATTTTACAACATGGTTCCTTGTTACAAGACGTCGACATTGATGATTTATTCGATATGTTCATTTTTAAAAACGAGCGTTTAAAAGATAAAATGAAACAATCTTTTCTAGAAAAAGCAGTGGCGATTAATGATATCTCAGACCGACATATTACAATACCCGAAATGGAAGAGGCTTTTGAGATAGGTTTTAAGAAAGGATTGAATATTGATTTTAAACCACTAAATCTAACGCATAAACAACAAGAAGAAGTAAATGTACTCATTGAAAAATATAAAGCTGACGAATGGAACTATCGTAAATAA
- a CDS encoding SA1362 family protein, which yields MKRAIFYIIIAIAAIGLILNLDAFIFSFVSMAISFAVFAGIIYAIYYFFFLTEDQRKYKRAQRKYKRRNRKK from the coding sequence TTGAAACGAGCAATTTTTTATATAATAATCGCAATCGCAGCAATTGGGTTAATTCTCAATTTAGATGCGTTTATATTCAGTTTTGTTAGTATGGCAATTAGTTTTGCTGTATTTGCAGGGATTATATATGCGATATATTACTTCTTCTTTTTAACAGAAGATCAACGAAAGTATAAACGCGCACAAAGAAAGTATAAAAGACGCAATAGAAAAAAATAA
- a CDS encoding M24 family metallopeptidase — MTRIDKLNSALETKHLEAIVVLTDFNRRYLSGFTGTSGALVITKDKNLLITDFRYIEQATSQATQFEIIKQKGGLIEEVKAQLEKLNVQNVGFEGDLVSYDTYLQLSKSYISLISVSGLIEKIREVKDDSEIKLIQKAAEIVDETYEYILTVAKAGMTEQQLKAKLESKMLELGSEGTSFDTIVASGARGALPHGVASEKVINQGELITLDFGAYYKGYSSDITRTFAIGEPDPKLKEIYNIVLEANIKGIEAAKQGITGKALDAIARDYITEQGYGEAFGHSLGHGIGLDVHEGPNLSRKSEAKLEVNNCVTIEPGIYLDGLGGVRIEDDVLITENGCECFTKCAKNLIIL, encoded by the coding sequence ATGACTAGAATAGATAAACTGAATTCTGCCTTAGAAACAAAACATTTGGAAGCAATTGTTGTATTAACCGATTTTAATAGAAGGTATTTATCAGGATTTACAGGTACGAGCGGCGCGCTCGTTATTACAAAAGATAAAAACTTATTAATTACAGATTTTAGGTACATAGAGCAAGCAACATCCCAAGCCACTCAATTTGAGATCATTAAACAAAAAGGTGGTCTCATAGAAGAAGTAAAAGCACAATTAGAAAAGTTAAACGTCCAGAATGTAGGCTTTGAAGGTGATTTAGTCAGCTATGATACATACTTACAATTAAGTAAATCCTACATCAGCTTAATCAGCGTTTCTGGTCTAATTGAAAAAATCAGAGAAGTAAAAGATGATAGTGAAATTAAACTTATTCAAAAAGCTGCTGAAATTGTTGATGAGACATATGAGTACATCTTAACTGTTGCAAAAGCAGGTATGACTGAACAGCAATTAAAAGCTAAATTAGAAAGTAAAATGTTAGAACTTGGCTCAGAAGGTACTTCGTTTGATACAATTGTTGCCTCAGGAGCCAGAGGTGCATTACCACATGGTGTCGCAAGTGAAAAAGTTATTAATCAAGGCGAACTGATTACTTTAGATTTCGGTGCATATTATAAAGGCTACTCATCTGATATCACACGTACATTTGCTATAGGTGAACCAGATCCTAAACTCAAAGAAATATACAATATTGTCTTAGAAGCTAATATTAAAGGTATTGAAGCCGCTAAACAAGGTATTACAGGCAAAGCTTTAGATGCTATTGCTAGGGATTATATTACTGAACAAGGATATGGAGAAGCGTTTGGCCATTCACTGGGACATGGTATAGGGTTAGATGTACACGAGGGACCCAATTTATCTAGAAAATCAGAAGCTAAATTAGAGGTAAATAACTGTGTTACAATTGAACCTGGTATTTATTTAGACGGATTAGGTGGCGTTCGCATTGAAGATGACGTTTTAATTACAGAAAATGGTTGTGAATGCTTTACTAAATGCGCTAAAAACCTTATTATTTTATAG
- the efp gene encoding elongation factor P, whose amino-acid sequence MISVNDFKTGLTIAVDNGIWKVLDFQHVKPGKGSAFVRSKLRNLRTGAIQEKTFRGGEKVETAMIENHRMQYLYADGDTHVFMDNQTFEQTELAADYLENELNFLKANMEVQIQTYESETLGVELPKTVELTVTETEPGIKGDTANGATKSATVETGYTLNVPLFVNEGDTLIINTGDGSYISRG is encoded by the coding sequence ATGATTTCGGTTAATGATTTTAAGACAGGCTTAACAATTGCAGTAGATAATGGTATATGGAAAGTATTAGATTTCCAACACGTAAAACCAGGTAAAGGATCTGCATTTGTGCGTTCAAAATTACGTAATTTAAGAACTGGTGCTATTCAAGAGAAAACATTCAGAGGCGGCGAAAAAGTCGAAACTGCTATGATTGAAAATCACCGCATGCAATATTTATATGCAGATGGTGATACACATGTTTTCATGGATAATCAAACTTTTGAACAAACAGAATTAGCAGCCGATTATTTAGAAAATGAATTGAATTTCTTAAAAGCTAATATGGAAGTTCAAATTCAAACTTACGAAAGTGAAACACTTGGCGTTGAATTACCAAAAACTGTTGAACTTACAGTAACAGAAACAGAACCTGGTATCAAAGGTGATACTGCTAACGGAGCAACTAAGTCAGCTACAGTAGAAACTGGTTACACATTAAATGTGCCGTTATTTGTAAATGAAGGCGACACACTTATAATTAACACAGGCGACGGTAGCTATATTTCAAGAGGTTAA
- the accB gene encoding acetyl-CoA carboxylase biotin carboxyl carrier protein: MNFKEIKELIEILDQSSLTEINIEDKGNVVNLKKETEIITPQISQQPMQQGSPQQGVMSAPVSTQSSEEVNTNAVEDNLQTINAPMVGTFYKSPSPEESAYVQVGDSVTNESTVCILEAMKLFNEIQAEVTGEIAEILVEDGQMVEYGQPLFKVK, from the coding sequence ATGAATTTTAAAGAAATTAAAGAATTAATAGAAATTCTTGATCAATCTAGCTTGACTGAAATCAATATAGAAGATAAAGGCAACGTTGTTAATTTAAAAAAAGAAACTGAAATCATTACACCTCAAATTTCACAACAACCAATGCAACAAGGTTCACCGCAACAAGGTGTAATGTCAGCTCCTGTAAGCACGCAAAGTTCAGAGGAAGTAAATACAAACGCAGTGGAAGACAACTTACAAACAATTAACGCACCAATGGTAGGGACATTTTATAAATCACCATCACCTGAAGAAAGTGCATATGTACAAGTTGGAGATTCAGTTACAAACGAATCAACAGTGTGTATATTAGAAGCAATGAAATTGTTTAATGAAATACAAGCTGAAGTAACTGGAGAAATTGCTGAAATTCTAGTAGAAGACGGTCAAATGGTAGAGTATGGCCAACCGTTATTCAAGGTGAAATAA
- the accC gene encoding acetyl-CoA carboxylase biotin carboxylase subunit encodes MNKILIANRGEIAVRIIRACHDLGLQTVAIYSEGDKDALHTQIADEAYCVGPTQSKDSYLNIPNILSIATSTGCDGIHPGYGFLAENGDFAELCEACQLKFIGPSYESIQKMGIKDVAKEEMKRAEVPVVPGSEGLVKDMNDAKGIADNIGYPVIIKATAGGGGKGIRVARDEKELETGFKMTQQEAETAFGNGGLYLEKFIENFRHIEIQIMGDSFGNVVHLGERDCTIQRRMQKLVEEAPSPILSEEKRQEMGNAAVRAAKAVNYENAGTIEFIYDLDSNDFYFMEMNTRIQVEHPVTEMVTGVDLVKLQLKVARGEKLPFKQKDIKIEGHAMEFRINAENPYKNFMPSPGQITQYLAPGGFGVRIESACYTNYTIPPYYDSMVAKLIVHEPTREETIMTGIRALSEYLVLGIDTTIPFHIRLLNNDIFKSGEFNTKFLEKYNIMDDQTK; translated from the coding sequence ATGAATAAAATATTAATTGCAAATAGAGGAGAGATTGCGGTAAGAATCATTCGTGCATGTCACGATTTAGGATTACAAACTGTGGCTATTTACTCTGAAGGAGATAAAGACGCTTTACATACTCAAATTGCTGATGAAGCATATTGCGTTGGCCCAACACAATCTAAAGATTCTTATTTAAATATCCCAAACATTTTATCTATCGCAACATCGACAGGTTGTGACGGTATACATCCTGGCTACGGATTTTTAGCGGAAAATGGTGATTTCGCTGAACTATGCGAAGCCTGTCAACTGAAATTTATTGGTCCAAGTTACGAATCTATCCAAAAGATGGGTATTAAAGACGTTGCTAAGGAAGAAATGAAACGCGCGGAAGTACCTGTTGTCCCAGGTAGCGAAGGTCTTGTAAAGGATATGAACGATGCAAAAGGCATTGCTGATAATATCGGTTACCCAGTTATTATTAAAGCAACTGCTGGCGGTGGTGGTAAAGGTATCCGTGTGGCTCGTGATGAAAAAGAATTGGAAACTGGCTTTAAAATGACACAACAAGAAGCGGAAACTGCATTCGGTAATGGTGGACTTTATCTCGAGAAATTTATTGAGAATTTCAGACATATAGAGATTCAAATCATGGGTGATAGTTTTGGTAATGTTGTCCATTTAGGTGAACGCGATTGTACAATACAACGTAGAATGCAAAAACTTGTGGAAGAAGCACCATCTCCAATTTTATCTGAAGAAAAACGTCAAGAAATGGGTAATGCTGCAGTCAGAGCAGCAAAAGCTGTTAATTATGAAAATGCAGGTACAATTGAATTTATATATGATTTGGATTCTAATGATTTTTACTTCATGGAAATGAATACACGAATCCAAGTTGAGCACCCAGTAACAGAAATGGTTACAGGTGTAGATTTAGTTAAATTACAATTGAAAGTTGCGAGAGGCGAAAAATTGCCATTCAAACAAAAAGATATCAAAATAGAAGGTCATGCAATGGAATTCCGTATCAATGCTGAAAACCCATATAAAAACTTCATGCCTTCACCAGGTCAAATCACTCAATATTTAGCACCAGGTGGCTTTGGCGTTAGAATTGAATCAGCATGTTATACTAATTATACGATTCCACCATATTATGATTCTATGGTTGCTAAGCTCATTGTACATGAGCCAACTAGAGAAGAAACGATTATGACAGGTATACGCGCTTTAAGTGAGTATCTCGTTTTAGGTATAGATACTACGATTCCATTCCATATTCGTTTGTTAAATAATGACATTTTCAAAAGCGGAGAGTTTAATACTAAGTTTCTTGAAAAATATAATATCATGGATGATCAAACTAAATAG
- a CDS encoding Asp23/Gls24 family envelope stress response protein, whose protein sequence is MVKVSETSHSNLGKIEIAPEVLTVIASIATAEIKGIQGHFKELKNSSIEKFTRKQLSKGVKVDTREDGIYIDIYCSLSYGINISETAKTIQSTIFNSVTTMTTIEPSQINVHITHIEPTN, encoded by the coding sequence ATGGTCAAAGTATCAGAAACCTCACATTCCAATTTAGGAAAAATAGAAATTGCACCTGAGGTATTAACAGTTATAGCAAGTATTGCAACAGCTGAAATAAAAGGTATACAAGGTCATTTTAAAGAATTAAAGAATAGTAGTATTGAAAAATTCACTAGAAAGCAACTGAGCAAAGGTGTTAAAGTTGATACAAGAGAAGATGGTATCTATATTGATATATATTGTTCATTGTCTTACGGTATCAATATTTCAGAAACAGCGAAAACAATCCAAAGTACTATTTTTAATTCTGTAACAACGATGACTACAATTGAACCTAGCCAAATCAATGTTCATATTACACATATTGAACCAACCAATTAA
- the nusB gene encoding transcription antitermination factor NusB: MSRKESRTQAFQTLFQLEMKNSELTIEEAISFIKDENPDLEFDFINWLVTGVKDHETILDEKIQPHLKDWTLDRLLKTDRIILRMSTFELLHSSTPQKVIINEAVELAKQFSDDDHYKFINGVLSNIE, translated from the coding sequence ATGAGTCGAAAAGAATCCAGAACACAAGCCTTTCAAACTCTTTTTCAACTTGAAATGAAAAATAGCGAATTAACAATTGAAGAAGCAATTAGTTTTATTAAAGATGAAAACCCAGACTTAGAATTCGATTTTATCAACTGGTTAGTAACTGGAGTAAAAGATCATGAAACGATTTTAGATGAAAAAATCCAACCACATTTAAAAGATTGGACACTAGACCGTTTATTGAAAACAGATCGCATTATCTTAAGAATGTCTACTTTTGAATTGTTACATAGTTCAACACCACAAAAAGTAATTATAAATGAAGCTGTTGAGTTAGCGAAACAATTCAGCGATGATGATCATTATAAATTTATCAATGGTGTATTGAGCAATATTGAATAA
- the xseA gene encoding exodeoxyribonuclease VII large subunit produces MADYLSVSALTKYIKYKFDQDPHLQSVLIKGELSNFKKHSSGHLYFNVKDKNSVISAMMFKGNASKIDFDPKEGDEVLLEARVSVYERRGNYQIYVNKMHIDGVGNLYQKLEQLKKKLTKDGFFDQNHKKLIPKFPQKIAVLTAGTGAAIRDIHTTINSRYPLAEQVQINTLVQGEQAKNDIVEKIQQADQLNVDTIIIGRGGGSIEDLWNFNEEDVVKAIYFCETPIISAVGHETDFTLSDFVADVRAATPTQAAVMATPDQYELRQYLKQTNLSLTRFIKQHMQQQRKHLEHVSSYYKFQTPTLLYDQQIQKRDDLEKQLSLSMNLRIKNEQQQLQLLTNKFNLKNFKQNINREQLTNNQKRIDLNKVINNFITNQQNKLTSKLESLNNLSPTNTMLRGYTIVNKDDDVITSTNDLAENDNIVLTMKDGVVDAQVKKVRCKDE; encoded by the coding sequence ATGGCAGACTATTTAAGTGTTTCCGCATTAACTAAATATATTAAATACAAATTTGACCAAGACCCACATTTACAATCTGTATTGATTAAAGGGGAACTGTCTAACTTTAAAAAGCATAGCAGTGGTCATCTTTATTTCAATGTCAAAGATAAAAACAGTGTCATTAGTGCAATGATGTTTAAAGGCAATGCTTCTAAAATTGATTTCGATCCTAAAGAAGGTGATGAAGTACTATTAGAAGCACGCGTTTCTGTTTATGAGCGTAGAGGGAATTATCAAATCTATGTTAATAAAATGCATATTGACGGGGTAGGTAATTTATATCAAAAATTAGAACAATTAAAAAAGAAATTAACTAAAGATGGTTTTTTTGATCAAAATCATAAAAAGTTAATCCCTAAATTCCCCCAAAAAATAGCAGTGTTAACTGCAGGTACTGGAGCGGCAATTAGAGATATTCATACAACGATAAATAGTCGATATCCACTAGCTGAACAAGTTCAAATTAATACTTTAGTACAAGGTGAACAAGCTAAAAATGATATAGTCGAAAAGATACAACAGGCTGATCAATTAAATGTTGATACAATTATCATAGGTCGTGGTGGTGGTTCTATAGAAGATTTATGGAACTTTAACGAAGAAGATGTTGTGAAAGCAATATATTTTTGTGAAACACCAATCATATCCGCTGTTGGACATGAAACTGATTTTACATTAAGTGACTTCGTAGCTGATGTGCGTGCTGCTACACCAACACAAGCAGCAGTAATGGCTACACCAGATCAATATGAATTACGTCAATATTTAAAGCAAACGAACCTTTCACTCACCCGTTTTATCAAACAACATATGCAACAACAAAGAAAACACTTAGAACATGTATCTTCATATTACAAATTTCAAACACCAACTTTGTTATATGACCAACAAATTCAAAAACGTGATGACCTAGAAAAGCAGTTAAGCCTATCAATGAATTTGAGAATTAAAAATGAACAGCAACAATTACAACTATTAACTAATAAATTTAACTTGAAGAATTTCAAACAAAATATTAATAGAGAACAATTAACAAATAATCAAAAGCGCATAGATTTAAATAAAGTCATAAATAATTTTATTACCAATCAACAAAATAAACTTACTAGTAAACTAGAAAGCTTAAATAATCTCAGTCCAACAAACACAATGTTACGTGGCTATACAATTGTGAATAAAGATGATGATGTAATAACGAGTACGAATGACTTAGCTGAAAATGATAACATTGTATTAACGATGAAAGATGGCGTTGTTGATGCACAAGTTAAGAAAGTAAGGTGTAAAGATGAGTAA
- a CDS encoding exodeoxyribonuclease VII small subunit, protein MSNSNSQSFEEMMKELEGIVQKLDNENVSLEESLNLYQRGMKLSATCDETLKDAEKKVNELMTDENVENEETIDNDGE, encoded by the coding sequence ATGAGTAATAGTAATTCACAAAGTTTTGAAGAAATGATGAAAGAACTCGAAGGCATCGTTCAAAAACTTGATAATGAAAATGTTTCATTAGAAGAATCATTAAATTTATATCAACGTGGTATGAAATTATCTGCCACTTGTGATGAAACATTAAAAGATGCTGAAAAGAAAGTTAATGAGCTCATGACTGATGAAAATGTTGAAAATGAGGAGACGATTGATAACGATGGCGAATAA
- a CDS encoding polyprenyl synthetase family protein — MANNKMNNLIEEINQKLSTTVPESSLNTNIEESMRYSLEAGGKRIRPVLLLLTLDMLSNEYKSGLSSALGLEIVHTYSLIHDDLPPLDNDDYRRGKPTNHKVFGEWKAILAGDALLTKAFEIITNDTSLTDTVKIKLVKRLSYASGHLGMVGGQALDMQSEGSSIDLNTLEKIHKAKTGELLKFAVMAAVDIAEPEQAVADLLETYSEHLGLMFQIKDDLLDIYGDETKLGKAVGSDIENDKSTYVSLLGQTGAEEKLKFHSDAAYQCLNELPESYNTQDLESIIELFNNRES, encoded by the coding sequence ATGGCGAATAACAAAATGAATAATTTAATAGAAGAAATTAATCAAAAGTTATCTACAACTGTTCCAGAGTCTTCACTCAACACTAATATTGAAGAAAGTATGCGTTATTCTTTAGAAGCAGGCGGTAAACGAATAAGACCTGTCTTATTATTACTAACTTTAGATATGTTATCAAATGAATATAAATCCGGATTATCATCTGCCTTAGGTTTAGAAATAGTTCACACATATTCATTAATTCACGATGATTTGCCACCGTTAGACAATGATGATTATCGTAGAGGAAAACCTACAAATCATAAAGTTTTTGGCGAATGGAAAGCGATACTTGCTGGAGATGCGCTACTTACCAAAGCCTTTGAAATCATTACCAATGACACTAGTCTAACTGATACAGTTAAAATCAAACTGGTTAAACGTTTATCTTATGCGAGTGGGCACTTAGGTATGGTGGGTGGACAAGCATTAGACATGCAAAGTGAAGGCTCATCTATAGATTTAAATACACTCGAAAAAATTCATAAAGCTAAGACTGGTGAGTTACTTAAGTTTGCGGTTATGGCTGCAGTAGATATTGCAGAACCAGAGCAAGCTGTGGCAGATTTGTTAGAAACATACAGTGAACATTTAGGTTTAATGTTTCAAATTAAAGATGATTTACTGGATATCTATGGCGACGAAACAAAATTAGGCAAAGCAGTAGGTAGTGATATTGAAAATGATAAAAGTACTTACGTATCTTTATTAGGTCAAACTGGCGCAGAAGAGAAGCTGAAATTTCACTCTGATGCTGCATATCAGTGCTTAAATGAATTGCCAGAATCATATAATACTCAAGATCTTGAAAGTATTATTGAATTATTTAATAATCGTGAATCATAA
- the ahrC gene encoding transcriptional regulator AhrC/ArgR, with translation MAKKSVRHIKIREIISNEKIETQDELVKRLNEYELNVTQATVSRDIKELQLIKVPTPAGQYVYSLPNDRKYHPLEKLGRYLMDSFVNIDGTGNLLVLKTLPGNAQSIGAILDQIDWEEVLGTICGDDTCLIICRDDSASEKIKTRIFNLL, from the coding sequence ATGGCTAAAAAATCAGTGAGACATATAAAGATACGAGAAATTATTTCAAATGAAAAGATAGAAACACAAGATGAATTGGTAAAGCGTTTAAATGAGTACGAGTTGAATGTAACTCAAGCAACAGTTTCAAGAGACATTAAAGAATTACAACTTATAAAGGTACCGACGCCTGCAGGACAATATGTCTATAGTTTGCCAAATGATCGAAAATATCATCCTTTAGAAAAATTAGGTCGATATTTAATGGATTCTTTTGTAAACATTGATGGAACAGGCAATTTACTAGTTCTAAAAACATTACCTGGTAATGCTCAATCAATCGGTGCAATTTTAGACCAAATTGACTGGGAAGAAGTTTTAGGGACTATTTGTGGTGATGATACTTGTTTAATTATCTGTAGAGATGATTCTGCGAGCGAAAAAATTAAGACACGCATCTTTAATTTATTATAA
- the recN gene encoding DNA repair protein RecN, which produces MLQTLSIKQFAIIDELEVHFGEGLTVLSGETGAGKSIIIDAIGQLIGMRASSNYVRHGEKKSIIEGIFDIDESKEAISILRDLSIDIDEDFLLVKREIFSSGKSMCRINNQIVTLQDLRKIMQELLDIHGQHETQSLLKQKYHLQLLDNYAEDTYKPLLDDYVSTFDQYRAKKKELEDLQTADQALLQRLDLLKFQYEELQEAQLTDGEVSQLETDIKRIQNSENLSLALNNAHLTLTDEHAITDRLYELSNQLQSISDILPDKYDRLKEDVDQFYYTLDDAKHQLYDELTNTEFDEQYLNELEARMNVLNSLKRKYGKDISELIVYQDKLDDEINKIENYEESTSQLREEIESLYDKVFRLGKKLSQERRVVAQSLRDNIVDEIQNLQMKDANLEISFKPLDAPNREGIEFVEFLISPNKGEPLKSLNKIASGGELSRIMLALKTIFVKTRGQTAILFDEVDSGVSGQAAQKMAQKMKDLAQHIQVICISHLPQVATMSDQHLFISKTSKDDRTTTHVKELSGEERIDEVARMISGASVTELTRQNAKEMIEQNHLND; this is translated from the coding sequence ATGCTACAAACTTTATCTATTAAGCAATTTGCAATCATTGATGAATTAGAAGTGCATTTTGGTGAGGGCTTAACAGTATTAAGTGGTGAAACAGGCGCAGGAAAATCTATCATCATTGATGCAATTGGTCAACTCATTGGCATGCGTGCTTCTTCAAATTATGTAAGGCATGGTGAAAAGAAATCAATTATTGAAGGTATCTTTGACATCGATGAAAGTAAAGAAGCTATTTCCATTTTACGTGATTTATCAATTGATATAGACGAAGATTTTTTATTAGTTAAAAGAGAAATCTTTAGTTCTGGAAAAAGTATGTGTAGAATTAATAATCAAATTGTTACACTACAAGACTTGCGAAAAATAATGCAAGAATTGTTAGATATACATGGTCAACATGAAACGCAATCATTATTAAAGCAAAAATATCATTTACAATTATTAGATAATTATGCAGAGGATACATATAAACCTTTGCTTGATGATTATGTATCTACTTTTGATCAATATAGAGCTAAAAAGAAAGAGCTTGAAGATTTGCAAACTGCAGATCAAGCACTACTTCAGCGACTAGATTTACTTAAATTTCAATATGAGGAATTACAGGAAGCACAATTAACTGATGGAGAAGTTTCACAACTTGAAACAGACATTAAACGCATTCAAAACTCTGAAAATTTAAGCTTAGCTCTAAACAATGCACATCTAACATTAACTGATGAACATGCAATTACCGATCGTTTGTATGAGTTAAGTAATCAACTTCAGTCAATTAGTGATATCTTACCTGATAAATATGATCGACTTAAAGAAGATGTAGATCAATTTTATTACACCTTAGATGATGCGAAACATCAGCTATATGATGAACTCACAAATACTGAATTTGACGAACAATATCTTAATGAACTAGAAGCTAGAATGAACGTATTAAATAGCTTGAAACGTAAATATGGTAAAGATATTAGTGAACTCATTGTCTATCAAGATAAATTGGACGATGAAATCAACAAAATTGAGAATTATGAAGAGAGTACGTCACAATTACGTGAAGAAATAGAATCACTTTATGATAAAGTTTTCAGATTAGGTAAAAAATTATCTCAAGAACGTCGTGTTGTAGCTCAGTCGCTGCGAGACAATATTGTGGATGAAATTCAAAACTTACAAATGAAGGACGCGAACTTAGAAATTTCCTTTAAACCTTTAGATGCACCTAACCGTGAAGGCATTGAATTTGTAGAATTTTTAATTAGTCCTAATAAAGGTGAACCGCTTAAAAGCTTAAATAAAATCGCTTCTGGAGGAGAATTATCTAGAATTATGCTGGCGCTCAAAACAATCTTTGTAAAAACAAGAGGTCAAACAGCTATTTTATTTGATGAAGTAGATTCTGGTGTTTCAGGTCAAGCAGCACAAAAAATGGCTCAGAAAATGAAAGACCTAGCACAACACATACAAGTAATCTGCATTTCTCATTTACCACAAGTAGCTACAATGAGTGATCAACATTTATTTATTAGTAAAACTTCTAAAGATGATAGAACTACTACTCATGTTAAAGAATTATCCGGTGAAGAACGTATTGATGAAGTAGCAAGAATGATTTCCGGAGCTAGTGTTACTGAGCTTACGCGTCAAAATGCTAAGGAAATGATAGAACAAAATCATCTTAATGATTAA